The following is a genomic window from Niveispirillum cyanobacteriorum.
AATTTGGCGGCATCTCGGCCAACGGCCTGCCCCAGGCCATGTATGGCATTGTCCAGGGCGGGGTCTATCCGGACCTGCGCAAGGAGAGTGCGGAGATCGTCGCGAACCAGGATTTCTTTGCCACCGCCGTCGGCGGCTGTCTGGGGGCCACGCGCGAACAGATGCATGATGTGGTGGGCATGGCCATGGCGCATGTTCACCCCACCCGGCCTGTCCATCTTCTGGGCATTGGCGGCATTGTCGATATTTTTGAGGGCGTGGCGCTCGGCATCGACACGTTCGACTGTGTCAGTCCGACGCGAATCGCCCGCCATGGCTGGGCCCTGGCACCGGGCGTGAAGGGCGAGCGGTTGAACATGCGCAATGCGCGGTTCAAGGATGATGACACCCCCATCGATGCCGAATGCGGCTGTTACGCCTGCCGCACGGCCAGCCGTGGCTATATCCACCACCTGCTGAAGGCGGAGGAGATGCTGGGCATGCAGCTGCTGACCATGCACAATGTCCACACCATGAACCGACTGATGCGTGATATCCGTGCGGCCATCATCACCGGCACCCTGGCCGAGGCGCGGCGCAAATGGGTGTGGCAGGCGGGGGACAGTGAATGACCCCGCCTGCCAGCGGCAGCAGCGCATCCGCCATCGTCGCCGGCCTGTCCGGCGTGGTGGATGAACATCTGCGCTGGCTGACGCAATGGCACAAGGCGGCCCTGTTCACCCGCGACAGCGGCCTGACGGGACCGGACGCAGCACCGGAGCCCAAGGGCTTCGCCGCCTGGGTGGCGCGGGTGAAGCGCGGCAGCGTGGCCCATCAACCGGCCTTTGACCGGCTGGTGCAACTGCATGATCAGTTACACCGCATGGGCCGCCTGACCCTGATGCGCGCGGCAGAGGGGGATGCGCCCGATTACGCCACCTATAAGGCTGTGCTGGAGAAGTTTGATGAGTTCATTCAGCAATGCCGGCGCATCGAACGCGCCCTCTCTGTCGCTGGCAGCGGCATCGACCCGCTAACGGGCCTGCGCAACCGCACCGGTCTGGCCGATGAGGTATCACGCGAGTTGGCACGCTTTGCCCGCACCGGGCAGCCCTTCTGCGTGGCGCTGTGCGATCTGGACAAGTTTAAATCGGTCAACGACACCTACGGGCATGAGGCGGGCGACCGCGTGCTGGTGGCTGCTGCCGGCTGCCTGACGCGTGGTATCCGGGCGATTGACGAGGCCTTCCGCATGGGGGGCGAGGAAATCCTGATCCTGCTGAAGGAAACCCATCTGGCCGAGGCACTGCTGGTGCTGGAACGACTGCGCGCCGATCTGGCTGACACGCCGGTACAGCTGGCCGATGGGCAGGTACTGCACGTCACGGCCAGCTTTGGTGCCGCAGAGGTGACGGGGGAGATCAGCGTCGACGCCCTGGTCGACCGGGCCGATCAGGCGCTGTATGCCGCCAAACATGGTGGGCGCAACCGGGTGGAGGCGTGGCGCGAA
Proteins encoded in this region:
- the tgt gene encoding tRNA guanosine(34) transglycosylase Tgt, translating into MAISYPGFSFDITHRDPAGSKARIGTLSTPHGAIQTPNFIFCGTKAAIKGLTTEQMRDEKTDIILANTYHLMIQPGADLVAKLGGLHKMMNWHGPMLTDSGGYQIFAMGHGSVADEVKGRRTTTREKTLLKITEEGATFRSYTNGEKLFLTPEKSIDIQRKLGPDFVVQLDECTPFHVDRKYTARSMKMSHRWGDRSLTAFKEFGGISANGLPQAMYGIVQGGVYPDLRKESAEIVANQDFFATAVGGCLGATREQMHDVVGMAMAHVHPTRPVHLLGIGGIVDIFEGVALGIDTFDCVSPTRIARHGWALAPGVKGERLNMRNARFKDDDTPIDAECGCYACRTASRGYIHHLLKAEEMLGMQLLTMHNVHTMNRLMRDIRAAIITGTLAEARRKWVWQAGDSE
- a CDS encoding diguanylate cyclase — encoded protein: MTPPASGSSASAIVAGLSGVVDEHLRWLTQWHKAALFTRDSGLTGPDAAPEPKGFAAWVARVKRGSVAHQPAFDRLVQLHDQLHRMGRLTLMRAAEGDAPDYATYKAVLEKFDEFIQQCRRIERALSVAGSGIDPLTGLRNRTGLADEVSRELARFARTGQPFCVALCDLDKFKSVNDTYGHEAGDRVLVAAAGCLTRGIRAIDEAFRMGGEEILILLKETHLAEALLVLERLRADLADTPVQLADGQVLHVTASFGAAEVTGEISVDALVDRADQALYAAKHGGRNRVEAWREPATP